The Planococcus donghaensis genome contains a region encoding:
- a CDS encoding thioesterase family protein, with protein MGESSFRYEEKVQSDWVDYNGHMNDAAYAKVFSQATDHFIDFLGLTEDARHQLDYTIFTLETHLCYLKEVHEQDNLAIEVRLLDSDAKRLHTFLSMTNSAGELVATSEQMWMGMDSAQGKPAPFPEKIATQVEILAQKQKELPIPKQAGRKIGFR; from the coding sequence GTGGGGGAATCATCTTTTCGATACGAAGAAAAGGTTCAAAGTGATTGGGTTGATTATAATGGCCACATGAACGATGCGGCCTATGCAAAGGTATTCAGCCAAGCAACAGATCATTTTATCGATTTTTTAGGATTAACTGAAGATGCTCGGCATCAGCTCGACTACACCATCTTTACTCTTGAAACACATTTATGTTATTTGAAAGAAGTACACGAACAGGACAACTTGGCGATTGAGGTAAGGTTGTTAGATAGTGACGCAAAAAGATTGCATACCTTTCTTTCAATGACCAACTCAGCTGGTGAGCTAGTCGCCACAAGTGAGCAAATGTGGATGGGAATGGATTCTGCACAAGGAAAACCAGCACCATTTCCAGAAAAAATAGCTACACAAGTAGAGATACTTGCACAAAAACAAAAAGAGTTGCCGATACCAAAACAAGCAGGTAGAAAAATCGGCTTTCGTTGA
- the adh gene encoding aldehyde dehydrogenase: MVYAVPNTEGSKVNFKEKYENFINGEWKAPVKGQYFDNVSPVTGKKFTEIARSTAEDVELALDAAHAAKDAWGKTSVTERANALLKIADRMEQNLEMLAVAETWDNGKAVRETLNADLPLAIDHFRYFAGAIRAQEGSLSQLDDDTVAYHFHEPLGVVGQIIPWNFPILMAVWKLAPALAAGNCVVLKPAEQTPASILVLAELIGDILPPGVLNIVNGFGLETGKPLASSPRISKVAFTGETTTGRMIMQYASQNLIPVTLELGGKSPNIFFKDIMDADDAFLDKAVEGFVMFALNQGEVCTCPSRALIQEDIYDEFMERVLKRVAAIKLGNPLDPETMMGAQASTEQMEKIQSYLDIGKQEGAEVLAGGDRNHLEGDLAEGYYIQPTVFKGHNKMRVFQEEIFGPVVSVTTFKTKEEALEIANDTLYGLGSGIWTRDTNTAYRFGRGIQAGRVWTNCYHQYPAHAAFGGYKMSGFGRENHLMMLNHYQQTKNMLVSYNENKQGFF, translated from the coding sequence ATGGTCTATGCAGTACCTAATACAGAAGGTTCAAAAGTAAATTTTAAAGAGAAATATGAGAACTTTATAAATGGAGAGTGGAAAGCGCCTGTCAAAGGTCAATACTTTGATAACGTTTCGCCAGTTACAGGCAAAAAATTTACTGAAATTGCGCGCTCAACCGCCGAAGATGTAGAACTAGCACTTGATGCAGCACATGCAGCTAAAGATGCGTGGGGCAAAACTTCAGTTACTGAACGTGCCAATGCTTTACTGAAAATTGCCGATCGCATGGAACAAAACTTAGAAATGTTAGCTGTTGCTGAAACATGGGATAACGGGAAAGCGGTACGTGAAACGCTAAATGCCGATTTACCACTAGCGATCGATCATTTCCGTTATTTTGCTGGAGCAATCCGAGCACAAGAAGGATCTTTAAGCCAACTTGATGACGATACAGTAGCGTATCATTTCCATGAGCCGCTTGGTGTTGTGGGTCAAATTATTCCTTGGAACTTCCCAATTTTAATGGCTGTTTGGAAACTTGCTCCGGCATTAGCTGCGGGTAACTGCGTGGTATTAAAACCTGCTGAGCAGACTCCGGCAAGTATTCTTGTATTAGCCGAATTAATTGGTGATATTTTACCGCCTGGTGTCTTAAATATTGTAAACGGCTTTGGTCTTGAAACAGGGAAGCCACTTGCTTCAAGTCCACGCATTAGCAAAGTAGCATTTACAGGTGAAACGACTACTGGTCGTATGATCATGCAGTATGCATCACAAAACTTAATCCCAGTAACATTGGAACTGGGTGGAAAATCACCAAATATCTTCTTTAAAGACATTATGGACGCGGACGATGCTTTCCTTGATAAAGCAGTTGAAGGATTTGTTATGTTCGCATTAAACCAAGGTGAAGTGTGTACATGTCCATCTCGTGCATTGATCCAAGAAGACATTTACGACGAGTTTATGGAGCGTGTATTAAAGCGTGTAGCAGCGATTAAACTTGGAAATCCGCTTGATCCAGAAACGATGATGGGAGCACAAGCTTCTACAGAGCAAATGGAGAAAATTCAATCTTACTTAGATATCGGTAAACAAGAAGGCGCAGAAGTTCTTGCAGGCGGTGATCGGAACCATTTAGAAGGCGATTTAGCAGAAGGTTACTATATCCAACCGACCGTCTTTAAAGGGCACAACAAGATGCGTGTGTTCCAAGAAGAAATTTTTGGTCCAGTTGTTTCTGTTACGACGTTTAAAACAAAAGAAGAAGCGCTTGAAATCGCTAACGATACATTATATGGACTAGGTTCTGGAATTTGGACACGTGATACGAATACAGCTTATCGCTTTGGACGTGGTATCCAAGCAGGGCGCGTATGGACAAACTGTTACCACCAGTACCCAGCTCACGCAGCATTTGGCGGATACAAAATGTCTGGATTTGGTCGTGAAAATCATCTAATGATGCTTAACCATTACCAACAAACAAAAAATATGTTAGTTAGCTACAATGAAAACAAGCAAGGATTCTTTTGA
- a CDS encoding 3-keto-5-aminohexanoate cleavage protein, with protein MTQKVLLTAAVTGAGDTVGKNKYVPVTPKEIADSAIESAKAGATVAHVHARDPKTGGISHNLDHYKEIIERIREAETDVIINITSGGGGDFIPNLANPSTGGEGTDMQTPKERHEPVGSLLPEMCTLDCGSVNFGDMVYMSPTEWLREQAKLIQESGVKPELECFDTGHLRFAKQLIAEGLIDGDPMFQFCLGIPWGAEADEETMLYMKNRLPENAHWSAFGIGRMQMPILEMAAQHGGNVRVGLEDNLYLGKGVFARNEQLVDQAVKKLHTANVEVMTPQEARIHFNLRNPYGGEK; from the coding sequence ATGACACAAAAAGTTTTATTGACAGCAGCGGTAACGGGAGCTGGAGATACCGTTGGCAAGAACAAATATGTTCCTGTCACGCCAAAAGAAATTGCAGATTCAGCAATCGAGTCGGCAAAAGCGGGCGCAACGGTTGCGCATGTTCATGCTCGTGATCCTAAAACAGGTGGCATTAGCCATAATTTAGATCATTACAAAGAAATCATTGAACGCATTCGTGAAGCTGAAACCGATGTAATTATTAACATTACTTCAGGTGGGGGAGGAGACTTTATCCCTAACCTCGCCAATCCATCAACTGGTGGAGAAGGAACAGATATGCAGACGCCTAAAGAAAGACACGAACCGGTTGGCAGTTTGCTTCCGGAAATGTGTACGCTAGACTGCGGGAGTGTCAACTTTGGCGATATGGTTTACATGAGTCCGACAGAATGGTTACGTGAACAAGCAAAGTTGATACAAGAAAGTGGCGTAAAACCTGAACTAGAATGTTTTGATACAGGACATCTGCGTTTTGCAAAGCAATTGATTGCTGAAGGTTTGATCGATGGAGATCCAATGTTCCAATTTTGTCTAGGTATCCCGTGGGGAGCTGAAGCAGATGAAGAAACAATGCTGTATATGAAAAACCGTCTCCCAGAAAATGCTCATTGGTCCGCTTTCGGTATTGGCCGGATGCAAATGCCGATTTTGGAAATGGCTGCGCAACACGGTGGAAATGTTCGTGTCGGGCTTGAAGACAATTTGTATTTAGGCAAAGGCGTCTTTGCACGTAATGAACAACTTGTAGATCAAGCAGTGAAAAAATTACACACAGCGAATGTAGAAGTGATGACACCTCAGGAAGCGCGTATTCATTTTAATTTGCGAAACCCATACGGAGGTGAAAAATAA
- a CDS encoding ABC transporter permease, with the protein MNYFTLPIEEWTNRFVDDWLLPVTGDFFDSISDSLRTFVDGVTNLLLVTPPEVLVLILVLIAWKFSGKGLALFALLGSLYLGSVELWEAAMQTVAIVIVSTLISVIIGIPVGILAATNKTMASIVRPVLDFMQTLPSFVYLIPAILLFGLGNVPAVIATFVFATPPAVRMTTLGILQVPADVVEASKAFGSTKWQLLYKVQLPLAMPSIMAGINQTMMLALSMAVIASMIGAPGLGSVVLEGISTVNVGLGLTGGLGIVVLAIVMDRITQGLVRNK; encoded by the coding sequence ATGAATTATTTCACATTACCCATTGAAGAATGGACAAATCGATTTGTAGATGATTGGCTTTTACCGGTCACAGGTGATTTTTTTGACAGCATCAGTGATAGCCTTCGAACATTTGTGGACGGAGTAACCAATTTATTGCTTGTCACGCCCCCTGAAGTACTGGTCCTAATTCTTGTATTGATTGCTTGGAAGTTTTCCGGCAAGGGTCTAGCTTTATTTGCATTATTAGGTAGCTTGTATTTAGGTTCTGTTGAATTGTGGGAAGCAGCAATGCAAACAGTAGCGATTGTTATTGTTTCTACACTAATATCAGTCATTATTGGTATTCCAGTGGGGATATTAGCAGCAACCAATAAAACGATGGCTAGCATTGTCCGACCAGTTTTAGACTTTATGCAAACATTGCCAAGTTTTGTTTATTTAATACCAGCGATTTTATTATTCGGACTTGGGAATGTTCCTGCAGTTATCGCGACTTTTGTGTTTGCTACGCCACCAGCTGTACGTATGACAACACTTGGAATTCTCCAAGTTCCGGCGGACGTTGTAGAAGCATCAAAAGCTTTCGGATCCACAAAATGGCAGTTGCTTTATAAAGTTCAATTGCCACTGGCTATGCCTTCTATTATGGCTGGTATTAATCAAACCATGATGCTTGCCTTATCAATGGCAGTTATCGCATCGATGATTGGAGCTCCAGGACTGGGCTCAGTAGTTCTTGAAGGTATTTCTACCGTAAACGTTGGCCTTGGTCTAACAGGCGGTTTAGGTATTGTAGTATTAGCGATTGTAATGGATCGAATCACTCAAGGGTTGGTTCGAAATAAATAA
- a CDS encoding glycine betaine ABC transporter substrate-binding protein: MKKLLFLAMIALLTTILVACGSDNEEAAGEAEGAEQKTITFGVTPWTSTVPPTKVAGLILKDMGYEVVETSADAGSVYTGLSRGDLDVFMDAWVPMHQTYLDKYEDNISSVSVSYPDGETGWTVPAYMEDINTLEDLKGREDDFGNKFYGIEAGAGATLESNEILEAYEFDMTQVNSSEGGMMAQAQKMMADEEPVIFYGWRPHTMFNKFDLKVLANDKGFFETSSVEVITNNELKESAPEAYEFLSNWNITIDDVEEMIVKIEEGGDPEEVAQEWIDNNQDKVDEMLGK; the protein is encoded by the coding sequence ATGAAAAAATTATTATTTTTAGCAATGATTGCATTGCTTACAACAATTTTAGTAGCTTGTGGTTCTGATAACGAAGAGGCAGCAGGAGAGGCTGAAGGTGCTGAACAAAAAACAATCACTTTCGGTGTGACACCATGGACGAGTACAGTACCCCCAACAAAAGTTGCTGGTTTGATCTTAAAAGACATGGGTTATGAAGTAGTTGAAACAAGTGCAGATGCAGGCAGTGTTTACACAGGATTGTCTCGGGGGGATCTAGATGTATTCATGGATGCTTGGGTACCAATGCACCAAACCTACCTTGATAAGTATGAAGATAACATTTCAAGTGTTTCCGTAAGCTACCCAGACGGAGAAACAGGCTGGACAGTTCCGGCTTATATGGAAGATATTAATACACTTGAAGATTTAAAAGGCCGTGAAGATGATTTTGGTAACAAATTTTACGGAATTGAAGCAGGAGCAGGCGCTACACTTGAAAGTAACGAAATTCTTGAAGCTTATGAATTTGATATGACACAAGTAAACTCTTCAGAGGGCGGTATGATGGCTCAAGCTCAAAAAATGATGGCAGATGAAGAACCCGTCATTTTCTATGGTTGGAGACCACATACAATGTTCAATAAGTTCGATTTAAAAGTATTGGCGAACGATAAAGGATTTTTCGAAACATCTTCTGTTGAAGTTATTACAAACAATGAATTAAAAGAAAGTGCACCAGAAGCTTATGAATTCTTAAGTAACTGGAATATCACTATTGACGATGTGGAAGAAATGATTGTGAAGATTGAAGAAGGTGGAGATCCTGAAGAAGTTGCACAAGAATGGATCGATAACAACCAAGACAAAGTAGATGAAATGTTAGGTAAATAA
- a CDS encoding quaternary amine ABC transporter ATP-binding protein, which yields MNKIEVNNLTKIFGSNPQQGLKRLLNGDQKEDILAETGMTVGVNQASFSVEAGEFFVIMGLSGSGKSTLIRLVNRLIEPTSGEVLIDGQNIVEMGKNDLIETRRKKLGMVFQQFGLFPHRTVLQNVAYGLEIQGVKKEERNKRAQKSIEDVGLQGYEQSYPKELSGGMQQRVGLARALANDSDILLMDEAFSALDPLIRKEMQDELLNLQNKLGKTILFITHDLDEALKLGDRIAIMKNGEIVQVGTADEILENPANEYVSNFVKDVDRSKVLMASHVMKKPAVHMMDKSGALAAVRKMEDAGASSIFVVDKENNFKGLLTIDNAINAYKKELAIETVLIEDIHEISPDTPLNDLFGVAVEAKYPLAVIENGKLLGIVSRVSILSGLVLGKEEVTTP from the coding sequence ATGAATAAGATTGAAGTGAATAACTTAACAAAAATTTTCGGCTCTAATCCCCAACAAGGGTTGAAAAGGCTTTTGAACGGTGATCAAAAAGAAGATATATTAGCTGAAACTGGCATGACAGTAGGCGTTAACCAAGCTTCTTTTTCAGTAGAAGCCGGCGAATTTTTTGTTATTATGGGATTATCAGGAAGTGGTAAATCAACATTAATCCGTTTAGTAAACAGGTTAATCGAGCCAACTTCAGGTGAAGTACTGATTGATGGCCAAAACATTGTTGAAATGGGTAAAAACGATTTAATTGAAACTAGACGAAAAAAACTAGGCATGGTGTTTCAACAGTTTGGGTTATTTCCGCATCGTACCGTTTTACAGAATGTTGCGTACGGTCTTGAGATCCAAGGGGTCAAAAAAGAAGAGCGGAATAAGCGCGCCCAGAAGTCGATAGAAGATGTTGGTTTACAAGGATATGAACAAAGCTATCCAAAAGAGTTGAGTGGCGGAATGCAGCAACGTGTTGGATTAGCGCGAGCACTAGCTAATGATTCAGATATTCTTTTAATGGATGAGGCATTTAGTGCGCTCGATCCATTGATCCGTAAAGAAATGCAAGATGAATTATTAAATTTACAGAACAAACTGGGAAAAACGATTTTGTTTATTACACATGATTTGGATGAGGCACTGAAATTAGGTGACCGTATTGCCATAATGAAAAATGGTGAAATTGTTCAAGTAGGGACAGCTGATGAAATATTGGAAAACCCTGCAAATGAATATGTTTCGAACTTTGTTAAAGATGTTGACCGCTCAAAAGTGCTTATGGCTTCTCATGTTATGAAAAAGCCAGCAGTTCATATGATGGATAAGAGTGGTGCGTTAGCTGCTGTTCGCAAGATGGAAGATGCAGGAGCTTCAAGTATCTTTGTAGTAGACAAAGAAAACAACTTCAAAGGATTACTAACAATTGATAATGCCATCAATGCTTATAAAAAAGAGCTGGCAATTGAAACGGTATTAATAGAAGATATTCATGAGATTTCTCCAGATACCCCTTTAAATGACCTCTTTGGTGTGGCTGTCGAAGCGAAATATCCACTGGCAGTAATTGAGAACGGAAAATTACTTGGAATTGTCTCACGGGTTTCAATTCTTTCTGGCTTAGTATTAGGGAAAGAAGAGGTGACGACTCCATGA
- a CDS encoding 3-hydroxyacyl-CoA dehydrogenase NAD-binding domain-containing protein, with protein MSEHLSSFNKVAVIGTGVIGNGWIARFLAQGLDVVAFDPAEGAQERTQKALDQAWPSLEKIGLAKGANRNRLTFMPTIEEAVYEADLIQENVPEREDLKKSVLATIDTYAKVDAIIGSSTSGIMPSVLQAGLKHPERLVVAHPFNPVYILPLVELVAGNETDTNVINRAKEFYASVGMKPLIIQKEIEGHLADRLMEALWREALHLVNDGVATTEEVDAAIVYGAGLRWAQMGPFLTFHLAGGEKGMRHMLEQFGPALKLPWTKLEAPELTEELKEKVIIGCESHANDTTIAELENKRNAFLVELLDLVESYWPETTAAK; from the coding sequence ATGAGCGAGCATTTATCTTCGTTTAACAAAGTAGCTGTAATTGGAACGGGCGTAATCGGAAACGGCTGGATAGCACGCTTTCTAGCTCAAGGTTTAGATGTGGTTGCGTTTGACCCTGCAGAAGGTGCGCAAGAGCGGACACAAAAAGCTTTAGATCAAGCATGGCCGTCTTTAGAAAAAATCGGATTGGCTAAAGGAGCAAACCGGAACCGATTAACCTTTATGCCAACGATTGAAGAAGCTGTTTACGAAGCTGATTTAATCCAAGAAAACGTGCCTGAACGAGAAGACTTGAAAAAATCTGTACTAGCAACCATTGATACATATGCGAAAGTGGATGCAATAATTGGTTCAAGTACTTCAGGGATTATGCCAAGCGTTTTGCAAGCTGGATTAAAGCATCCTGAAAGGTTGGTTGTTGCTCATCCATTTAACCCGGTGTATATCTTGCCGCTTGTTGAACTAGTTGCGGGCAATGAGACGGATACGAATGTGATAAATCGTGCTAAAGAATTTTACGCAAGTGTCGGGATGAAACCTTTAATCATCCAAAAAGAAATTGAAGGTCACTTAGCCGACCGTTTGATGGAAGCGTTATGGCGCGAAGCATTACATCTTGTAAATGATGGAGTTGCGACTACAGAAGAAGTCGATGCTGCGATCGTTTATGGAGCCGGTCTTCGTTGGGCTCAAATGGGTCCATTTCTTACCTTCCACCTTGCGGGTGGCGAAAAAGGGATGCGCCATATGCTCGAACAATTTGGGCCAGCATTAAAATTACCTTGGACTAAGCTTGAAGCGCCTGAACTAACAGAAGAATTGAAAGAGAAAGTAATCATAGGTTGTGAAAGTCATGCCAACGACACGACAATTGCAGAGTTAGAAAATAAGCGCAATGCGTTCTTGGTTGAGTTACTGGATTTGGTCGAATCGTACTGGCCAGAAACGACAGCAGCTAAGTAA
- a CDS encoding DUF6904 family protein, with protein sequence MLAMKSTPNHTGVKISGDYFDLDELNLAIYKMIGQEDQYYGYEGSRMRILSISHEIRCAAQGDRNVDFVFNGLHEHTMKQHELIAPDKNIYFSTEVLWPEVIYAAIALKDFVNFYQKDKEFPFWDVHIPTILRFQSLVLDCLQGHVPEEEFDAILQAFNQPGSVNDYAIQYVDLLNLKYIGMTKKQREQSLSTIAMKIAVQDQDYTAFRNQVIAAASPHKKPIHEISIKAEYPENFEW encoded by the coding sequence ATGTTAGCCATGAAAAGCACACCTAACCATACAGGGGTTAAAATTAGCGGCGATTATTTTGATTTGGATGAGCTAAACTTAGCCATTTATAAAATGATTGGGCAAGAAGACCAGTATTATGGCTATGAAGGATCGAGAATGAGAATCCTTAGTATTTCCCATGAAATCCGGTGTGCCGCTCAAGGCGACCGTAATGTAGACTTTGTGTTTAATGGTCTTCACGAACATACAATGAAGCAGCACGAATTAATTGCTCCTGATAAAAATATTTACTTTTCTACTGAAGTGTTGTGGCCTGAAGTAATTTATGCAGCAATCGCTTTAAAAGATTTCGTGAACTTCTACCAAAAGGATAAAGAATTTCCGTTTTGGGACGTGCACATCCCTACAATTCTTCGCTTTCAATCATTGGTTCTTGATTGTTTACAAGGGCATGTTCCAGAAGAGGAATTCGATGCTATCTTACAAGCCTTTAACCAACCGGGCTCCGTAAACGATTACGCTATCCAATACGTAGACCTATTAAACTTAAAATACATCGGCATGACTAAAAAGCAACGTGAACAAAGTCTATCAACGATCGCAATGAAAATCGCAGTACAAGATCAAGATTACACAGCGTTTCGCAACCAAGTAATCGCCGCGGCTTCTCCACATAAAAAGCCGATACACGAAATTTCCATAAAAGCCGAATATCCGGAAAACTTTGAGTGGTGA
- the rluF gene encoding 23S rRNA pseudouridine(2604) synthase RluF, with protein sequence MRINKFLSETGITSRRGADKFIEAGRVTINGKLAELGSKVESNDEVKVDGKIIEQPQRQYVYLALNKPVGITSTTERHIEGNIVDFVNHPERIFHIGRLDKDSEGLILLTNDGDIVNEILRVENEHEKEYIVKVDMPITESFLSKMEQGVEILGTKTLPAKAEKLSSYTFKLTLRQGLNRQIRRMCSALGYEVRSLKRVRIINIFLGDLPIGEWRDLTDAERTELFNQLNYTPKR encoded by the coding sequence ATGCGAATCAATAAGTTTTTAAGTGAGACAGGAATTACTTCTCGGCGCGGAGCTGATAAGTTTATCGAAGCAGGTCGAGTGACCATTAACGGCAAATTAGCCGAACTTGGTAGTAAAGTAGAATCGAATGATGAAGTAAAAGTCGATGGCAAGATTATCGAACAACCGCAGCGGCAATACGTCTACTTAGCGTTAAACAAACCAGTAGGCATCACGAGCACAACAGAGCGGCATATTGAAGGAAATATTGTCGATTTCGTTAATCACCCAGAACGTATTTTTCATATAGGCCGCTTGGATAAAGATTCAGAAGGGCTTATTCTATTGACGAATGACGGGGATATTGTCAACGAAATTTTACGTGTTGAAAATGAACACGAGAAAGAATACATCGTTAAAGTAGACATGCCCATCACTGAATCTTTTTTATCCAAAATGGAACAAGGTGTTGAAATTCTTGGAACGAAAACACTTCCAGCAAAAGCTGAAAAATTATCTAGTTACACCTTTAAACTAACCTTACGTCAAGGTTTAAACCGACAAATCCGTCGCATGTGTTCAGCACTTGGCTATGAGGTTCGGAGTTTAAAAAGAGTCCGCATTATTAATATTTTCTTAGGAGATTTACCTATTGGTGAATGGCGCGATTTGACAGATGCTGAACGAACAGAGCTGTTCAACCAACTCAATTACACACCAAAACGCTAA
- a CDS encoding DUF779 domain-containing protein yields MVERVIATDAALELIELLKEKHGPVMFHQSGGCCDGSSPMCYPKGDLFVGDQDILMGVIGDSEFYMHKNQFDYWSHTQLIIDVVPGRGGMFSLEGVEGKRFLTRSRAFTPEESKELQQQA; encoded by the coding sequence ATGGTCGAACGCGTAATTGCGACAGATGCTGCTCTTGAATTGATTGAATTGCTAAAGGAAAAACATGGCCCTGTCATGTTTCATCAATCCGGAGGCTGCTGTGATGGTAGCTCGCCTATGTGTTATCCGAAAGGCGACTTATTTGTCGGGGATCAAGACATTTTAATGGGGGTTATCGGAGACAGTGAATTTTATATGCATAAAAACCAGTTTGACTACTGGAGCCATACCCAGCTGATTATTGATGTCGTGCCAGGGCGAGGCGGAATGTTTTCACTAGAGGGAGTTGAAGGCAAGCGGTTCTTAACAAGGTCTAGAGCTTTCACGCCCGAAGAAAGTAAAGAATTGCAGCAACAAGCGTAA